A single Diceros bicornis minor isolate mBicDic1 chromosome 7, mDicBic1.mat.cur, whole genome shotgun sequence DNA region contains:
- the LOC131409062 gene encoding olfactory receptor 52A1-like — MFSDFQFIIAHDNYQSMGLWILSWRSKDSISMSNLTVFMPSVLTLIGIPGLESVQCWVGIPFCVMYLIAMIGNSLVLLIIMSECSLHEPMYIFLGLLGITDIVLSSSIVPKMLGIFWFHIAEIYFDSCLIQMCFIHTFQCMESGILLAMALDRYVAICYPLRHASIFTHQLVAQIGAVVTLRAIILVAPNLLLIKCRFQFYHTTVISHSYCEHMAIVKLAAENVQVNKIYGLFVAFTVAGFDVIFITLSYVQIFITVFHLPQKEARLKAFNTCIAHICVFLQLYLLSFFSFFTHRFGSQIPPYIHILFSSLYLLVPPFLNPIICGAKTKQIRVHMVKMFSSENPP; from the coding sequence GAGGTCCAAAGACTCTATATCCATGTCCAACCTCACAGTCTTCATGCCTTCTGTGTTGACACTAATAGGGATCCCAGGCCTAGAGTCTGTGCAGTGCTGGGTTGGGATCCCATTCTGTGTCATGTATCTCATTGCTATGATTGGAAATTCCTTGGTTCTGTTGATCATTATGTCAGAGTGCAGCCTCCATGAACCCATGTACATTTTCCTAGGCCTGCTGGGAATAACGGATATTGTACTTAGTAGCAGCATTGTGCCCAAGATGCTTGGAATCTTCTGGTTTCATATTGCAGAGATTTATTTTGATTCTTGCTTGATTCAAATGTGCTTCATCCACACATTTCAGTGCATGGAGTCAGGCATTCTGCTGGCCATGGCTCTGGACCGTTATGTGGCCATCTGTTATCCACTAAGACATGCTTCCATCTTCACCCACCAGTTAGTCGCCCAAATAGGGGCTGTAGTGACACTCAGGGCTATCATTCTAGTAGCTCCAAACCTACTATTGATAAAGTGCCGTTTTCAATTTTATCACACAACAGTCATCTCCCACTCCTACTGTGAGCACATGGCCATTGTGAAATTGGCCGCAGAAAATGTCCAGGTCAACAAAATCTATGGTTTGTTTGTGGCCTTCACTGTTGCAGGGTTCGATGTCATATTCATCACCTTGTCCTATGTACAGATATTTATCACAGTTTTTCATTTGCCCCAGAAGGAAGCTAGGTTGAAAGCTTTCAATACTTGCATTGCTCACATCTGTGTCTTCCTCCAGTTGTATCTactttccttcttctccttcttcacaCACAGGTTTGGTTCTCAAATCCCTCCTTATATCCATATCCTCTTTTCCAGCTTATACTTGCTGGTCCCTCCATTTCTCAATCCAATTATCTGTGGTGCAAAGACCAAGCAGATCCGTGTTCATATGGTCAAAATGTTCTCTTCAGAAAATCCACCTTGA